The genomic interval CCAGAAGGCAAATTAAAGTAGTAGCTGAGATACATTCCCGTAATGCTAGATGTCACGCCGATGAGAGTTCCTAGCAACATCACCAAATGCAGACGATTTACCAATAGATAGGCACTGGCGGCAGGAGTAATTAATAATGACAAGACTAAAACGACACCCACTGCTTTAAGACTAGCAACTATAGTTAAGCCGATTAAAACCATTAAACCCAAATCTAATAAACCCACAGGTAAACCGACAGCTTGAGCGCCTAGTTTATCGAAAGTATAAAATAGTAGCTCTTTGTAGAGTAAGCTCACTACCGTCAAAACAATTCCCGCAATAATTAGAGTATCCCGAACTTCATTACCATTGACCGCCAAAATATTACCAAATAAAAAGTGATTCAAATCAATCTTGTTATCTTTCTGCACTACTGTAATTAACGTTACTCCCAAAGCAAAAAATGCCGAAAAGACAATTCCCATCGCCGTATCTTCTTTAATATTCGATCTTGTGCTGATTAAATTAATTAAAAGCGTGCTAATAATTCCCGCAATGAACGCTCCTAAAAAGATATTTGCACCGACTATATAAGCGATCGCCAATCCAGGCAAGACCGAATGACTAATGGCATCCCCCAGCAAGGCCAATCTCTGCACCATCAAATAACTCCCGACCACCGCACAAATTACACCGACGGTAATCGCAACAATTAGCGATCGCTGCATAAAAGCATACTGCAATGGTTCGAGTATTGTGTCTAACATTAGATTAATGGTAGTGATTTTCAATGTTTTTACTACTTTAGATATAGATCGTCAAGATTTTTGTTACATAACTTGACAAAGTTTTTAAGATTAGTTATGGTGTGTACATGGATAAAGAAACACATCATTCTCATAAAGTTTCCAGTCCTGTTCTAAATCTAGAACACTCATATATAAACAACGCAATCATAAACAAATGACAACTACACTACAACAAAGCCAATCCCAGAATAGCTGGGAACGCTTCTGTCAGTGGGTAACAAGCACCAACAACCGTATCTATGTCGGTTGGTTCGGCGTCTTGATGATCCCCACCCTCCTAGCAGCAACAACTTGTTTCCTCATCGCTTTCGTCGCAGCACCTCCTGTAGACATCGATGGAATCCGTGAGCCTGTAGCAGGTTCATTGATCTACGGCAACAACATCATCTCTGGAGCAGTAGTACCAAGCTCGAACGCAATCGGTCTACACTTCTACCCAATTTGGGAAGCAGCATCCTTAGACGAGTGGTTATACAACGGTGGCCCTTACCAGTTGATTATTTTCCACTTCTTGATCGGTGTATTCTCATACCTCGGTCGTC from Pleurocapsa minor HA4230-MV1 carries:
- a CDS encoding metal ABC transporter permease, yielding MLDTILEPLQYAFMQRSLIVAITVGVICAVVGSYLMVQRLALLGDAISHSVLPGLAIAYIVGANIFLGAFIAGIISTLLINLISTRSNIKEDTAMGIVFSAFFALGVTLITVVQKDNKIDLNHFLFGNILAVNGNEVRDTLIIAGIVLTVVSLLYKELLFYTFDKLGAQAVGLPVGLLDLGLMVLIGLTIVASLKAVGVVLVLSLLITPAASAYLLVNRLHLVMLLGTLIGVTSSITGMYLSYYFNLPSGPAIVLVTSGIFVLALLFSPSQGLLTNPSSSLGQSTLIKEIKSLLSDRKLKD
- a CDS encoding photosystem II q(b) protein; amino-acid sequence: MTTTLQQSQSQNSWERFCQWVTSTNNRIYVGWFGVLMIPTLLAATTCFLIAFVAAPPVDIDGIREPVAGSLIYGNNIISGAVVPSSNAIGLHFYPIWEAASLDEWLYNGGPYQLIIFHFLIGVFSYLGR